The sequence below is a genomic window from Micromonospora aurantiaca ATCC 27029.
GGTGGCGTAGTAGTGCCGCTTGATGTGGTCGAAGTCCACCGTCTCGCCGAAGCCCGGCGTCTGGAACAGGTCCCGCGCGTACGCCCACAGCACCGGCATCTCGGTGAGCTTGCGCTCGTTGCACTTGAAGTGGCCGTGGTACGCCACGTCGAAGCGCACCAGCGTGGTGAACAGGCGCACGTCCGCCTCGGTGATCGCGTCGCCCATCAGGTAGCGCCGCCCGGCCAGCCGCTCGCTCAGCGCGTCGAGGCGGGCGAACAGCGCGGTGAACGCCTCGTCGTACGCCTCCTGGGAGGTGGCGAAGCCGCACCGGTAGACGCCGTTGTTGACGTCCCGGTGGATCTCCGCCATCAGCGCGTCCATCTCCGGGCGCAGCTCGACCGGGTACAGATCCGGCGCGTCCGGCGCGTGGAACCGCCGCCACTCGGTCGAGAAGTCCAGCGTGAGCTGCGGATAGTCGTTCGTCACGACTCGTCCGGTGAGCGTGTCCACGAGCGCCGGCACCGTCACCCGGCCGGTGTAGTCCCTGTCGGTGGACAGATACGCCTCGGACAGGAAGCCGATGCCGAGCACCGGGTCGAAGCCGTCCGGGTCGAGCGCGAACCGCCAGCCCCGCTCGTCCCGGATCGGGTCGACGGTGCCCAGCGAGATCACCTCGTCCAGCCCGAGCAGGCCGCGCACGATCCGGGCCCGGTGCGCCCACGGGCAGGCCCGGCACCAGATCAGCCGGTAGCGGCCCGCCTCCAGCGGCCAGCGTCCCTGCTCGTCCGGCCCGCCCCCCTCGGGTGACGTGGAGTGCGGAGTGACCCGGCCGGTGAACCGGTTGGGCTGGCGGACGAACGCGCCGCCACCGCTGGTCTCTGCGCTGAACTGGGCCCCGGACATGCGGCAAACCTATCCGCTCCGGTCACGGATATCCTGGCGCCGGGTACCCCCGCGACCCGCCGACCGACCCCTTCCCACCCCCGAAGGACGTACGCGCGATGACAGTGGCCTATCTCGTTGCCGGAGTCCGCACCCCGATCGGCCGGTACGCCGGCGCGCTGGCAGGGGTCCGCCCCGACGACCTGGCCGCGCACGTCGTCCGCGAGCTGGTGGCCCGCCACCCCTCGGTCGACTGGGCCCGCACCGACGACGTGATCCTGGGCTGCGCCAACCAGGCCGGCGAGGACAACCGCAACGTGGCCCGGATGGCCGCGCTGCTCGGCGGCCTGCCGGAGGAGGTGCCGGGCAGCACCGTCAACCGGCTCTGCGGCTCCGGCCTGGACGCGCTCGCCTCCGCCGCCCGCGCGATCGTCGCCGGGGAGGCCGACCTGGTGGTGGCCGGCGGCGTGGAGAGCATGAGCCGCGCGCCGTTCGTCATGCCGAAGGCGGCCACGCCGTTCGCCCGCACCGCCGAGGTGTACGACACCACGATCGGCTGGCGGCTGGTGAACCCGCTGATGCGCAAGGGGTGGGGCATCGACTCGATGCCGGAGACGGCGGAGAACGTGGCAGCGGAGTTCGGCGTGGACCGGGCCGCGCAGGACGCCTTCGCGTACCGGTCGCAGCAGCGGGCCGCCAAGGCGCAGGCCGACGGCCGGCTGGCCGAGGAGATCGTCCCGGTGACGGTGCCCGCGGGCAAGCGCGAGACGAAGCTGGTCGAGGCCGACGAGCACCCGCGCGAGACGTCGCTGGAGAAGCTCGCGGCGCTGCCCACCCCGTTCCGCGAGGGCGGCACTGTGACCGCCGGCAACTCCTCCGGCGTCAACGACGGCGCCGTCGCGCTGCTGGTCGCCTCCGCGGCCGCCGTCGAGCGCTACGGCCTCACCCCGCTGGCCCGGGTACGCGGTGCCGCGTCGGCAGGCGTACCGCCGCGGATCATGGGCATCGGTCCGGTTCCGGCGACCCGGAAGCTGCTCGACCGCACGGGCCTGTCGCTCGCCGACGTGGACGTGATCGAGCTGAACGAGGCGTTCGCCGCGCAGTCGGTGGCGGTGCTGCGCGAGCTGGGCCTGCCGGAGGACGCCGAGCACGTCAACCCCGGCGGCGGGGCCATCGCGCTGGGTCACCCGCTCGGCGCCAGCGGTGCCCGGCTGGCGTTGACCGCCGCGCTGGAACTGCGCCGAAGGGGCGGCCGGCGGGCGCTCGCCACCATGTGCATCGGTGTCGGCCAGGGCATCTCGCTGCTGCTGGAGTCGGCCGCCTGAACCGGGCCGCCGGCATCGCCTCCAGTGGATCTCCCGAACCCGGCCGTACCGGCCTAGAGTGGTCTGGACCACATGATCCGCCATCGACGGCGGACGACGACCTGGGGGACCGAGCGATGCAGACGCCGGAGAGCCTGCCCACCGAGATCGACCTGACCCGGCCGAGCGCCGCCCGGGTCTACGACTACTTCCTCGGTGGGGCGCACAACTTCGAGATCGACCGGCAGCTCGCCGAACAGATCGCGGCGATGACGCCGAACCTGGCCGCCACCATGCGCTCCGGGCGGGAGTTCCTGCGCCGGGCCGTACGGGTGCTGCTCGACGCCGGCATCGACCAGTTCCTCGACGTCGGCTCCGGCATCCCCACCGTCGGCAACGTGCAC
It includes:
- a CDS encoding glutathione S-transferase family protein; amino-acid sequence: MSGAQFSAETSGGGAFVRQPNRFTGRVTPHSTSPEGGGPDEQGRWPLEAGRYRLIWCRACPWAHRARIVRGLLGLDEVISLGTVDPIRDERGWRFALDPDGFDPVLGIGFLSEAYLSTDRDYTGRVTVPALVDTLTGRVVTNDYPQLTLDFSTEWRRFHAPDAPDLYPVELRPEMDALMAEIHRDVNNGVYRCGFATSQEAYDEAFTALFARLDALSERLAGRRYLMGDAITEADVRLFTTLVRFDVAYHGHFKCNERKLTEMPVLWAYARDLFQTPGFGETVDFDHIKRHYYATHDMINPTRIVPLGPDLSGWTTPHGRG
- the pcaF gene encoding 3-oxoadipyl-CoA thiolase, with product MTVAYLVAGVRTPIGRYAGALAGVRPDDLAAHVVRELVARHPSVDWARTDDVILGCANQAGEDNRNVARMAALLGGLPEEVPGSTVNRLCGSGLDALASAARAIVAGEADLVVAGGVESMSRAPFVMPKAATPFARTAEVYDTTIGWRLVNPLMRKGWGIDSMPETAENVAAEFGVDRAAQDAFAYRSQQRAAKAQADGRLAEEIVPVTVPAGKRETKLVEADEHPRETSLEKLAALPTPFREGGTVTAGNSSGVNDGAVALLVASAAAVERYGLTPLARVRGAASAGVPPRIMGIGPVPATRKLLDRTGLSLADVDVIELNEAFAAQSVAVLRELGLPEDAEHVNPGGGAIALGHPLGASGARLALTAALELRRRGGRRALATMCIGVGQGISLLLESAA